In Paludibacter propionicigenes WB4, the genomic window TCCTAAGGGTACTTAGATGTTTCAGTTCCCCTCGTTCGCCTCCCGCATAGCGGGATAACATAGCTTCACTATGTTGGGTTGCCCCATTCGGAAATCTCGGGATCATAGGTTATTTGCACCACCCCCGAGCTTATCGCAGCTTATCACGTCCTTCATCGCCTCCCAGAGCCAAGGCATCCACCGTTCGCTCTTATTTGCTTTTTTTATTTCTTGTTTGCTCGTATCCATAGTTATCAGACGCATTTACATGCGTCTCTACAAATACTCAATGCTTAACTTTAGATTACTCTATCGCAAAGCATTGCTTTACTACTTTTTCTCTCTTTCTTTCAATATATCAAAGATCGCTATTGAATGAATAATTAATAATTGATAATTAATAATTATTTTGTCTCACGACAATTATTCATTTAATGTGTTGATTGTTAGTGGTTCAATACTAATAATCTGTATTACTTTTTTGCTATTCTTCGAAAAAAACAACCCGCTGGTCGATTTTTGTGGAGAATATCGGGCTCGAACCGATGACCCCCTGCGTGCAAGGCAGGTGCTCTAAGCCAACTGAGCTAATCCCCCGAGTATTTTCAGTTATCAGGGAACACTTATCAGTTATCAGTTCTTCAACTGTTCACTGTTCACTGCTCACTGTGAACTGTTGTTGTAGTCCCAGGCAGAGTTGAACTGCCGACCTCTACATTATCAGTGTAGCGCTCTAACCAACTGAGCTATAGGACTGAATTTCAGTTATCAGTCATCAGCTTTCAGTTATCAACTTCTCTTGTGTAACTACCGTTTTCAGTTATCAGTCATCAGGTATCAGTTATCAGCATTCTCTGTAACTTGCATTACCGCTGACTGTTCACTGTTTACTGTTCACTGCTGACTGTATTTATATCATAAACAACATAATGTAGTACTCAAAAAGTTTGCACTTTCCTTGTATACCACTTTTCTACTAAGTTTCGATAACATCGCTCCAGAAAGGAGGTGTTCCAGCCGCACCTTCCGGTACGGCTACCTTGTTACGACTTAGCCCCAGTTACTAGTTTTACCCTAGGACGCTCCTTGCGGTTACGTACTTCAGGTCCCCCCAGCTTCCATGGCTTGACGGGCGGTGTGTACAAGGCCCGGGAACGTATTCACCGCGCCATGGCTGATGCGCGATTACTAGCGAATCCAGCTTCACGGAGTCGAGTTGCAGACTCCGATCCGAACTGAGAGAGGCTTTAAGAGATTAGCATCTTGTCACCAAGTAGCAACCCTCTGTACCCCCCATTGTAACACGTGTGTCGCCCCGGACGTAAGGGCCGTGCTGATTTGACGTCATCCCCACCTTCCTCACACCTTACGGTGGCAGTCTCAATAGAGTCCTCAGCTTAACCTGTTAGTAACTATCAATAGGGGTTGCGCTCGTTATGGCACTTAAGCCGACACCTCACGGCACGAGCTGACGACAACCATGCAGCACCTACACATCTGCTATTGCTAGAAGACCTGTTTCCAAGTCGGTCAGATGCATTTCAAGCCCGGGTAAGGTTCCTCGCGTATCATCGAATTAAACCACATGTTCCTCCGCTTGTGCGGGCCCCCGTCAATTCCTTTGAGTTTCATTCTTGCGAACGTACTCCCCAGGTGGAATACTTAACGCTTTCGCTTTGCCACATACAGTATATCGCATACAGCTAGTATTCATCGTTTACTGCGTGGACTACCAGGGTATCTAATCCTGTTTGATCCCCACGCTTTCGTGCCTCAGCGTCAGTTGTATCCCAGTAAGCTGCCTTCGCAATTGGTGTTCTGTGTTATATCTAAGCATTTCACCGCTACACAACACATTCCGCCTACCTCATTTACACTCAAGACCCTCAGTTTCAATGGCAATTTTACGGTTGAGCCGCAAACTTTCACCACTGACTTAAGGGTCCGCCTACGCACCCTTTAAACCCAATAAATCCGGATAACGCTCGGATCCTCCGTATTACCGCGGCTGCTGGCACGGAGTTAGCCGATCCTTATTCGTAAAGTACATACAATAGAGTACACGTACTCTTTTTTATTCCCTTACAAAAGAAGTTTACAATCCATAGAACCTTCTTCCTTCACGCGACTTGGCTGGTTCAGGCTCTCGCCCATTGACCAATATTCCTCACTGCTGCCTCCCGTAGGAGTCTGGTCCGTGTCTCAGTACCAGTGTGGGGGACCTTCCTCTCAGAACCCCTAATGATCGTTGCCTTGGTGAGCCGTTACCTCACCAACTAGCTAATCATACGCATGCCCATCTGTAAGCCATAAATGTTTAACCACTAAACCATGCAGTTCAGTGGTATTATGCGGTATTAGTCCGAATTTCTCCGGGTTATTCCCCTCTTACAGGTAGGTTGCATACGTGTTACTCACCCGTGCGCCGGTCGCCACCAAAGTATTGCTACCTTTATGCTGCCCCTCGACTTGCATGTGTTAGGCCTGTCGCTAGCGTTCATCCTGAGCCAGGATCAAACTCTTCGTTGTATCTTTTTTTATTTGCTCGGATGCTATCTATTCCTAAATTTATTGTAGAAAATTGACGTGGTATAAAAAATCTTTGTATCCTTTGACAGATACTCCCATTTATAAAAAATGTTCCCTTTCCTTATACTACATTATTTGTTGTTCATGTATTCTCAAAGATCGATGCTTGATACCCCTAACCCCTAAAGGGGAATTTGGAAGTTGCACTTCGCAGTGCAGTTGTTTATCAAGACTTCTAATGTTACTACAAAATAGCTCCCTATTTTATAACTTGTTTTGCTTTCGTTCTACCCTCAAATTTTGTGAGACAAACGGGCTGCAAAGATACTGCTTTTTCTCAATATACCAAACTTTATTAGAAAAGTTTTGATTTTTATTTTCAAGAAAATTTGTCGGGAAAACTTAATTTTATCCAACTTAACTGTTTTTTAATCAGTCAGTTATTAAACCATTTTTAAACCCAAAGCTTCTCTCTCAAAGCGGCTGCAAAGGTAATGCTTATTTTTAAACTACCAAACTTTTTGAGAAAAATAATTTCTTTATTTATTTGACACCTCTTTTCATTACCTAACTACCGTGCTTCTCTCTCAAAGCGGGTGCAAAAGTAGTCACTTTATACATACAATCCAAATCATTTTACCTTTTATTTCTGCTGTAAAACATACTAATCACCTTAAACGCCTGATAAAAAACTCGTTCCTGTCGCAAAATAATTTATTGTTTTCTCAAAATTGTTTCAAGCATTACTCTAAAACCGCTCCGGAATACCGAAAACAAGTACTGATGCGATATGAAAACTACCGACAGCTACCCTTAAATGGGCAGTTTGATAGCATTACATCGGCCTATTTCTTTTGGATTTTAGAAGAAAAGATGAAGATCGGAATCCTGAAAGTCCAAAAAACATTGATCCCAACATCAAAGTTTTTCCGAAATGAACTTCTTATAAAGTGAAATAAGAATGAAAACAGTCGACAAAACGAATAAGACTAGATGAAAATTACTCTTGCTTTAGGGCTTTTTTACTTTAGAAACTAATGAATCTGCAGACATTGCCGTAGAATCGGCCTCCATTCCATTCCCATAATTTAAATCTACCATCTGTAAATTTTCAGGTGTAACAGGATAAACAGCCACAATAATAATTCCGGGCTGTGCCAACATGACTATTAATTGGGACTTACTTTGGAGAATACATACATTCTCACCGGAGTGTTTTACATCTTTAGTGTATCCACTCAAAACCGTTTCCATAGATTTAAGTACAGCCGCTTCCCTTCCGACCGATTTTCCGGTAACTTTAATACGATAGGTAAACCCTACATGTTTATAGGATGGTTTCAGCGTGTAGGAGAATCCAAAGTTGCCGTTGTATTTTTCATTCCATGGGTTTCCGAGCAGAAAAAAATCCAGTGTTGCATCGTTTGATAATCTTTCGGCTGCAATAATCTTATGTTCCGAACTGCTTTTGTTGAAATCAGCTTCAGTCTTTTTAAACTTGGCATAAATGACCGACAAAGGAGAACTGAAATTCAATCCGGATACCGTATTAATAGTAATGTCTTTTTTTAGTCGATTAATAATAGCTTCCGAATCAAAGTAATCAGACGTGACAGTTTCGAACTTTGAAGAACCGGTCAATACGTAAGATTTATAATCATCAGAAATGCCATCATAAAGTGGTTGAATAACGTATTTTCCTTTGCTATCAATAAATCCTCCTTTTCCACCTATCATCGCCCAGGCAATATTTCCATTAAAAGGTAATGCGGAGTCAAACTGCGGGTCGATAATCATTTTTCCGGACTTATTAATGTATCCCCACTTATCACCCTGCTTTACCGGAGCAAGGTCATTGTCGCCGAATGGCTCAACATCGTTGAATTGCGGTTCGATAAACATCTTACCATTTTGATTGCACCAACCCCATTTATTATTCTGTTTTACCCGATATTGATCAGCATTGTCATTCCTCATTTCCTGAAATACGGGGTTAATAGAGTATTTTCCGGTTTCATCTATCACTCCCCAACTTCTTCCTGACGAGACAATGGCTTTGCCGGACTCAAAATCTCCGGCATTTGTGTATTGATAATTTATGATTTGCTTTCCTGTTGCATCAATGTATCCCCATTCGCCGGCTGCATTAGCAACAGCACATTTCCCATCGCTGAAATTACGAACAGTAGAATATTGCGGACTAATCTTCACAGTACCATTTTTGTCCACAAACCCCCATTTCTGATTTAGGCTATCCATAGAAATGCTGAATGCAGCCAATCCGTTTTTAAAAATCCGTACAGATTTAGCCTGCGGCAATTTGAATATTGTATCCCCCTTAGTGCTGATTGCTTGAGGTGCTCCGAATTCGGGGATAACCCAGGCGATGCCTTCACTGAAAACTGTAGCTTCTTTATACGTTGCTTTTATGGCAAAGTTTCCGTCTTCAGTGATAAAACCCCACGAAGGCTTAGTACCGAAAATCTGCACCAATGCCAGTTTGTCCCTAAAAACAGATGATTCTTTAAATTGCGGATTAATGATAATCTTTCCACCCGGATTGATATACCGATAAATATTCCCATTACACACCGGAAGTAGATCAATTACCTCAGTTTCCTTTGTAGACGAACTGCACGCCGTCAAAAAAATAATCAACAAAAAAGAAGTGATTAGTTTTAAATGTCTTTTCATTATTTCAATATTTATACTACGCAAACCTTAATAATGCGTTTCCTAATACTATTTTTAATTACATCGGATCCACATCCAGATTTATCCATAAAGATTTAAACTTGGGTTCGGACTGCAGATTAGTGGTGACCTGACGAAGGATATCTTTTGCCTTTTCGGCGGATGCTTCCACTTCAAACTTAAGCAAAATATGCTTGATATACATATTTTGTATACGTGATACAGCCGGAACATTTGGTCCTAGTACACGATTATTGAATACCGCCCGTAAATCGACGGCCATCCGAGCCGCCGCCTGATTGAGAATAATCGAGTCGCGATGGCGAAGGACGATCTGAATAATGCGGAAATACGGAGGATATTTGAATAGCTTCCGCTCGTCGCACTGCGTGGCAAACATAGCTTGATAGTCATTTCGGATAACTTGCCCGATAATGGGATGCTCCGGCGACGAAGTTTGAAGAATGACCGTACCACGTTTATTTTTCCTTCCTGCACGCCCGCTGACTTGCGCCATTAATTGGAACGCGCGCTCGTGCGCGCGAAAATCCGGAAAATTGAGCATGTTGTCGGCATTGAGAATTCCGACAAGGCTTACGCGCTCGAAATCGAGCCCTTTCGACACCATTTGGGTACCAATAAGAATATCGACTTTATGTTGTTCAAAGTCGGAAATGATCTTTTCATACGACTTTTTGGAACGGGTTGTATCTAAATCCATACGCGAAACACGTGCATCTGGAAAAATCTGTTTGATTTCGTCTTCGATCTTTTCCGTTCCAAAACCCTTCGTGGAAAGTGTTCCGGGCATTTTACAAGCCGGACAGATATTCGGAATCGGTTCGGTATATCCGCAATAATGGCAAGTCAGGGTATTAAAAGCTTTATGAACCGTGAGACTTACATCGCAGTTTTTGCAATGCGGTACATAGGCACAAGCTTTACATTCTATATAGGGTGCATACCCCCGACGATTTTGAAAAAGGATAACCTGCTCTTTATTCTGAAGCGCTTTGGCAATACGTTCGAGCAAGGTGTCGGTGAAATGGCTTTCCATTTGTTTCTTCCTGTACGCTTCTTTGGTATCGACAACAAGAATTTCGGGCATAGCCATATCTTCATGACGCTGACTAAGCTCTACCAAGCCAAACTTTCCGGTTTGCGCGTTCTGATAGGTTTCTATGGCAGGGGTAGCTGTTCCGAGCAAGGTTTTTGCAGCGTGCATGGATGCCAATACGATGGCGGCATTGCGGGCATGATAGCGCGGAGCCGGATCGTATTGTTTGTAACTCGACTCATGCTCTTCGTCCACAATAATCAACCCGAGCTGACGAAAAGGAAGAAAGATGGACGACCGCACGCCTATTATAACGTCGTAGGTTTTATCATTAAGTACATTGTTCCATATCTCCACCCGTTCGGCATCGGAGAATTTGGAGTGATACACTCCAAGGCGTTTACCAAACACCCGCTTCAAGCGCGTAGTAAGTTGGGTTGTCAGGGCAATTTCGGGAACAAGATAAAGCACTTGTTTACCTTCGGCGAGCACCTTATTAATAAGATGTATGTAAA contains:
- a CDS encoding WG repeat-containing protein; this translates as MKRHLKLITSFLLIIFLTACSSSTKETEVIDLLPVCNGNIYRYINPGGKIIINPQFKESSVFRDKLALVQIFGTKPSWGFITEDGNFAIKATYKEATVFSEGIAWVIPEFGAPQAISTKGDTIFKLPQAKSVRIFKNGLAAFSISMDSLNQKWGFVDKNGTVKISPQYSTVRNFSDGKCAVANAAGEWGYIDATGKQIINYQYTNAGDFESGKAIVSSGRSWGVIDETGKYSINPVFQEMRNDNADQYRVKQNNKWGWCNQNGKMFIEPQFNDVEPFGDNDLAPVKQGDKWGYINKSGKMIIDPQFDSALPFNGNIAWAMIGGKGGFIDSKGKYVIQPLYDGISDDYKSYVLTGSSKFETVTSDYFDSEAIINRLKKDITINTVSGLNFSSPLSVIYAKFKKTEADFNKSSSEHKIIAAERLSNDATLDFFLLGNPWNEKYNGNFGFSYTLKPSYKHVGFTYRIKVTGKSVGREAAVLKSMETVLSGYTKDVKHSGENVCILQSKSQLIVMLAQPGIIIVAVYPVTPENLQMVDLNYGNGMEADSTAMSADSLVSKVKKP
- the priA gene encoding replication restart helicase PriA — encoded protein: MKYVDVILPLPLPNTFTYSVPEEWADSVRIGMRVVVPFGKKKMYTAVVYLVHTVMPTVYEAKDIVCLLDNAPILRRPQMKFWEWISSYYQAFLGDVYQAAVPAGLKLESETRVCINPDYEAETVLSEKEEKVLMALSDGKPTTVLELNKVTEMRDVMPTLKALLDKGAVEISEELTDKFRVKTDTFVRMSAEAMQEDNLRKIFDDLGRAKKQLDVLMMYIDLSKCLIPAKYREVSRKELMEKSGASAAVLAGLVERGVLETYLKEIGRLDISDVSTSAVYPLNEFQQVAIKEIEKQFIEKPVVLLHGVTSSGKTEIYIHLINKVLAEGKQVLYLVPEIALTTQLTTRLKRVFGKRLGVYHSKFSDAERVEIWNNVLNDKTYDVIIGVRSSIFLPFRQLGLIIVDEEHESSYKQYDPAPRYHARNAAIVLASMHAAKTLLGTATPAIETYQNAQTGKFGLVELSQRHEDMAMPEILVVDTKEAYRKKQMESHFTDTLLERIAKALQNKEQVILFQNRRGYAPYIECKACAYVPHCKNCDVSLTVHKAFNTLTCHYCGYTEPIPNICPACKMPGTLSTKGFGTEKIEDEIKQIFPDARVSRMDLDTTRSKKSYEKIISDFEQHKVDILIGTQMVSKGLDFERVSLVGILNADNMLNFPDFRAHERAFQLMAQVSGRAGRKNKRGTVILQTSSPEHPIIGQVIRNDYQAMFATQCDERKLFKYPPYFRIIQIVLRHRDSIILNQAAARMAVDLRAVFNNRVLGPNVPAVSRIQNMYIKHILLKFEVEASAEKAKDILRQVTTNLQSEPKFKSLWINLDVDPM